CAATTTGTTCGTTCACCTCATTCTGATAGGTTGCCAAATCGGATGCAGTATATTCAACAGTCATGAAGCCTAGTAATGATTCGGTCCAAGAGCTTACTCATGTATTCCGAAATTAATTCAGGTGAAATGGGGGAGTAATATGATATCAAGAAGGCGATCACTTATTGAAGTCCACATAGATACACACAGataaacatatatatattatgtatatatatatatatatatatatatatatatatatgtatatatcaACGCCCATAccattatcattatcaatAAGTTTGCGAGGCGGGTACCCTCCCTCGTGCTATTATATTACTGTTGCCTTAATTGAGTAATTTGATCGATGACTAATTGCAAGAGATTGTGATTGTTGTACGAAGTTATAAAATCATCCACAACACTCGTTGAGTTTTCCAGTGGTGAAGGTAAGCGGGATGAGATCTGAGTCTTAAACTCTTGCAATTGAGTAATCAATTTATTTCTCAAATCTGTCAGTGTCTCTTGAGGGCATTTATACAATTCTAAGTTTTGTAGGATTTCAATCGTAGGCTGCACCGTTTGATAAATTTGCAACGTGGTATCATTGGTTAAACCTTTTGAATAGAATACCGCTGTATCAATATATTGTTTCAATGCATCATCATCAAGTGGAGATACAGTGCCATCATTGAGGTTCGTATCATTATCATGGAAGATATCTAATTTATGAAGAGTTTCAGGCTCCTTAAGCTTGGCTCTCAAAGTAGAGAGTGTATCCAAATGTGtgtttatttctttcacGGTTCTCCGAATGAGATGGTCTCTAAAGGTGGACGAATTCACAAAATCGACAACAATCGCGTCCTTATATTGCTGATTGGAGTGATATTGATGATCTTTGCTGTTGGCACTTGATATCAGTAACGCTTGAACGTTATCGTTAAATAGTGTCTCGAATAGGGATTCATTGAATATAGAAAGTAAATCATCGTCCCACTTCGAGGAAAACTCCGTGTTTAGTAAATTGTATAGTTTTACCCACTGTAGTAAAGTTAAGTTTAATGTCTTCATAGAGTCCACCAAGAACTTCTGTAGTCGACAACATTTGTCCTTGACAAGCGCTTCAAATTTGGAAGGAACTGGTATCAAAGATAATTCGTGGAAATTCAACAGTAGCTCGTCGAATATCCGCGACGGAGTAGTGGAAGTAACTATACGATTACAGAAGTTGTTGATGGAGATGGTccaatttgaaattacTAAAATGTTTTGCGATGGTATGCTGactttttcttcgtcaCGAGGTGGTGATATATGGGTAGTGGTTTGGTATGGTAGTGGAGTTAACTTATTCaactgaaatttttcatcattgaAACACAGGGATTTAAAATCTTGATcaacatttttcaaattgagCGACAAGTCATTAACAGAATCGGTCAAGCTTAAGATCTTGTTATAGTTCTTTAGCAAATTCTTTTGGAAGGCCTCATTGGTTTTAGTCAAATCGTTCTGTAACTCCAATTGATAATCTTTAATCTGTGGAATATGAGAATCGCGAAACAATGGTAAGACTTCATCCATTTTCTATCGTATTGGTTTTTTTTAGGTTTTCTACCACAAGATTTGTTGTACGAATGTGTTATTTATTATTCACCGCCatgtttcatttttcttcagcATAATGATGAACTGTAACAGaaaataggaaaaaaaaattgtcatCTGAGAAATTGCTTTGGATGACCAGATCCAAAACAGACATAAGCATTCGTATAATTGGTACATAGGTATAtatcaaataaaaatatgcattattctaaaaaaaaaaaaaaaaaaaaaaaaaaaaaaatcaaaaatgtCTCTCTAAAGGGTGATTATAAAAAACTTGGTTTGGGCAAGTTTTTAGCCTCCCTTGGACCATTAGTGGCGAAAGTGGAGCCTGCATAAGAGTGACTGAGTTTTTTGGCACTGCCATTACAACCCATTGGTATTATCCCTTGAGAGCCATGCGGGGATTGTTTCTGGTTCAGAAGCAGATTCTTTAGGTTCTGACTCAGTAAACGAGTATCATCTTTGTTGTTCTGTCGTGGcgtttctttattattctgtctgttttttttacctaAAGTAGTTGTAGAGGAAGGGGAAGAAGGTGGAGAGTGCTTCTTTTGATTAAATGATGGTTTCTTGTTGGAAGAATGGCCGAAGTTAGGTTTCTGACCGTTAGGAAGAGTTTGAGGAGGTGGTATATCTGTGATATAgttgttattattggcGTTCTTAGCAGCATTTCCCCTCGCACGATTATTTCtagttttttgtttgattaGATTATTTGTCTTGTTCCTGCCAGCCGATGGCAACAGCCTGGAGCTGTTGAAATACATGGTATCCGTCGACATGCCTTGTAATATTTGTGTGAGTATATTTGTGTGCTAAGTGTAATTACGTTACGCTTTGCTGAGTACTTCGTCTTCAATACAGAGTATGTTATTGTCCTTGTTATTTGAAGACTTTTACCTTTTCTATCCGTATTTCTCTATCCGATACAACAACATCATTTTACACGAACAGCCGGATGATAAAACTGTAGTACGTATGGTATTTGTGATATCCTATATAGCCATATAATTACTAGCAGCTATGCAACAGTCAAAGGATCGCAATCCATTTTGCTTACGACTACTTCGTGGCCCTCATCTTGCAACAAGCCCTTCATAACGTCTTGAAGGAATCCACGCTCAGTATTTGAGTGGTTGCAAACAATAACGGTCTTGCCCATTTCTTTCCACTTCAGTACTTCATGATGTGACATTTCTCCCGTATAGTAAAGGTCTACGTCCTCTTTTAGTTGCTTAAACACGCCAGAACCGCTCCCGGCACAGACAGCGacttttttgattttgagtTGATTCCATGCGGATGGAGCAGCAAGAGATGCTACTTGTACATAGGGAACCCGTAAAACACGCTTGACATTTTTGACAATTTGCTCCAAAGAGATGTCTTTATTGAATTCTACGAATCTACCGTAGCCAATCAAGTCGTCAGTTTCGCCACTTACAGTTTCCAAGGCATAAGACTTTGCGACGTTCTCTCCGTTGTTCAAACCCCTAACCAACCAGTCATTTACACCGCCACGAGCGGCATCTACGGCAGTGTGAGGGCAGTATACGGATATTCCGTACTGGATTAGCTTTATAGCTGTCTCGTGTTGTGGGTTTGTATGTGGGCTTAATCTGTTCCAGCTTgggaaaataaaaggaTGGTAAGCAACAATTACGTTGCAGTTAGCATCCACAGCTTCTTGAGCAACTGACTTCGTGAGGTCTACAGTCAAAAGGACCTTTGTTTTAGCGTTTGCATCGGCAGTGGTGACTTGTGCAGTGGAACAATCGATGAGAAGACCCGTATTGTCCCAGCTCTTGTCTGCGTACTTTTGAGGGTAGAACTTGGTAATGCTACGCACAAGTTTGTCCAATTGTGCTCTAGTAATAGCTCTGCTCATTGCGTTTCGGTGGACTCTTGTTCTGTTTCCTTCCGACTGTGTATTGGAATAAGTTTTTCGGtgttatatatatacatatatatgacaggtgaaagaattgaaaaggtGAAAATAAATGACGAATTTGCAAAATCACATTTCCTAACAACTCAGTGGAGAGAAACAAAGCGCCAACGACACTATAAGATGCCCGTTACTGAACAGGGACTCCGCGAGAGGATAGAATCAGCCATACCGCAAGTTTACCATATCATTGTGACGGATCTTTCGTACGGTTGTGGTCAGTCGTTTGATATTGTGGTGGTCAGCGACTTCTTTCAAGGTAAAAGCAAACTAATGAGGAGTCGTGCAGTGAACAAGGCTGTGAAAGAAGAGCTGCAGGAGATTCATGCCTTTAGCTGCAAGTGCTACACTGAGGAGGAATGGTCTAAGATTGTGGTATGAAAAGGATGATATTGTTCTATTATTAAGTTTCGAAAGGAGACGGCATTGAATCTTTTTGGCATAGACGATTTTGCTTTCTTACGTTATTTACATCGGAGAGTATGTATTTGTGTAGTTATGTACTTAGATATGTAACTTAATTTAATGATATGGTGGGGGGCTATCCTCCATGCCCCATTTCCAGTTATTTGAAGGTTCTTGCGAGTTCAAACCTATGAAGTAAAACGGTTTCTTTTTAGATGTATCTTTCTTGGAGTCCAAATTTAGCGATATTTTTTCTGGTATAACGTATTTATCCCTTATCGATACTgttgttttcaaatatgGGGGAGATTGTTCTTCAAGCTCGGGTATCGGTGTTTGGACCGGTGTGGACGTAACTGTTTCAATAGCAGTACTATCATCAACAGCCTGTTCTCCTTGTGATTGTAGGTTCGATGGTGTGCGGGTCTTTTTGCATTTGATCTTTCTTCTCCTTGGTTTGGCATTGTCGTCGTTGCTGTTACTCCTATCGAAAAGTCGAGACTGAATCTTGGTTATCGTAGCCAAATCGTACTGGCTGGAATCTAACACTGTTTTAGGTAATAGATTGTGGGAACAGTAGAATGGCTTTACCAATTGTTTTGATGATACGGTTGATGACTTTGGTTGTGGAAATGATTGCGAAGAGTAGTAATTGTTTAAAGAGGGCATCCTTGATATAAATCTGTACAAGTTTTGTCTTTCCAAGCAACCAGGTATAGCGGAAAGAGAATTCATCACAGTGGAATGTAGTGACAGTGTTGACCTCGACGACACAATGCTTGAAAGACGTAGCATGTTTATTGGAGAAAGCTCTTGAAAATCTGATCCGTCCAAGATTACATTCCTAGACATTGTAGTTTGTTGATGATGATGCTCTCTTTTACCAGGGATGGTACTGGTGCTCTCGCCGCGATTGGTGAACCAGTTCTGTGACGTGTTGAAGAtcaaagaaggaagaacaTCCTTGAACACTACATGCATGGACTCTTTTAGCCTTCTCTCAATGGTGCTTTGGAGAATTTTTACAGAACAATCAAACTTAAAATCCAAATCAACGTCATTAAAGGATATCCCAATTCCAGGGttctttacaaaaatattcGTGATGGCTTCTAGCTCGATGGAACTGAACGTCATAGTTATAGGAATTGTGAACGATCCATTATTGATGAGCTGGGGCATGGTAAAGCTGGGTGTATCCTGTTCGTTaatcaataaaagattCGACTCTATGACTGTCTGTATCCGCAACATAGCATCCTTACATGAAATCTTGCAAATCCCCTTGGCCAGAGACTTGGGCTGCGTGATAATGTCTAGGTCCAGAATTTCTAGCTGTGGTATTGTAGGAAAATCCACCTTCTGTACCTTAATTCCGCTTTTCAAGATatctaatttctttttagaCGGTGAGTTCAAAGCCGTAGATAACTTTTCCCGTATTCGTTCATTGAAAGAGTTATCACCAAACACAGCTTCGTTGAATCTAAATGACATGACGATGCTGAAGTTTCTTGCAGttgtgttttttttgttataaTTGTTACTGTTTCTATGTTTTACGAATCTTCCATGACTCTTCTAATTGGTCTCTTTTTACTACAAGGCTTCATGGccctttttcaaacctAATTTATAAGTTCTTTGCCCTATGCTTAAAACAGTTTAGCCCTATTTAATATAGtacaaaaaaggaaaaacctaattgaaaaaagctATTCACCCTAGGTCATTACTACTTTTTCCCTTAGCTAGCCGTGTTTttagtttttgttttgtttattttacCTGTATTATGCCTTGTTTGATGACTTTAGTATGGGTTTGGTTTGTCTTATCCTTGGATACAAAAGGACCAGATACATTCACGTCTGGTCGGTAGAACATCGGTATCCAGTATAGTGTTCAGCTGTTCCTATAGAGACAAAATTTATAATCTGCGTGTAACAAATATCTGCAGGTTAAAAAAGTCCAGATCAGTGTTTCGAAGCTgttgatttttctttttttttttttatattaaaattttcatattccCTGATTGCATCGTTTATCTGATTATCATTTCATTGCATTCTTTAACTACTTGAGTTTTCTTTCCAGCTGTATACTATTGACACTAACATGAACGTGCCTGAAACAAGACAATCCTCCATAGTCGTAGCTATAAGAGTAAGGCCCTTTACGTCAATGGAAAAAACAAGATTGGTCAATGAAGCTAGTGGTGCAGAAGCTAACTTTCCCGGTTTGGGGGATTCGTCGTTAATATTACCCATGAGTAATAACTCCGACTCCGATATAGACATAGACGCTGAAGAAGGTTCTACGCGGagcaaaagaaatagcTTGCTGAGGAGAAAAGTAATTAGACCGGAGGGTATACGTAAAATTGTGGATTGTGTGGATGATAGAATGCTCATATTCGACCCAGCTGATAGAAACCCATTGAACAAAGTGAGTGATCAGGTCCTGAACTCGATGCGTGCAAGGGCCACTAAGGCCACTGCGTCCTCTATCAATAACAGCAATGCTACgaacaaattttcttcgCAACGTCGAAGGCACGGTGGCGAAATCAAGTTtgtatttgataaattgtTTGATGAAACCTCTTCCCAAGCCCGTGTATACAAAGAGACCACCAGCCCGCTCCTAGATTCTGTTTTAGATGGATTCAACAGTACCGTATTTGCTTACGGTGCTACTGGTTGTGGCAAGACATATACTGTGAGTGGCACACCTTCACAGCCGGGGATCATATTTCTAGCCATGGAGGAActattcaataaaattaCAGACCTGAAGGACGAAAAAGACTTCGAGATTTCACTGTCTTACTTGGAAATATACAATGAAAGAATCAGAGACCTTTTGAAACCAGAGACACCATCTAAAAGATTGGTCATTAGAGAAGATACGCAGAACCACATCAAAGTGGCGAATTTGTCGTATCACCACCCAAATACGGTAGAAGATGTGATGGACTTAGTTGTCCAGGGAAACATAAACAGGACTACGTCACCGACGGAAGCAAACGAAGTATCTTCACGATCTCATGCAGTGCTGCAAATACACATCATGCAGACAAATAAGCTTGTAGACTTGACCTCGCAACATACATTTGCTACACTTTCAATAATCGATCTAGCTGGGAGCGAAAGAGCCGCCGCAACAAGAAACCGTGGTATAAGATTACACGAAGGTGCGAATATAAATAGATCCCTACTAGCACTGGGCAATTGCATTAACGCGTTGTGCTTGAATGATGGCAGCAGAAGCTGTCATATTCCATACAGGGATTCCAAGTTAACTAGGCTGTTGAAATTTTCACTGGGTGGCAATTGCAAAACAGTCATGATTGTTTGCATATCGCCCAGCAGTTCACATTATGATGAGACATTGAATACTTTGAAATATGCAAATCGTGctaaagaaataaagaCCAAAATAATCAGAAATCAGCAGTCTTTGAGTAGACACGTTGGAtcttatttgaaaatgattaCGGAACAAAAGCGACAAATCGAAGAGTTACGCGAACGTGAAGAGAAgatgatttctttgaagCTAACGAAATACAAActaaacaaagaaaagatccAGTTAGCCATTAACGAGTGCGTCAATCGTGTTCAGCAAACGTATGCAGGAGTGGAAACGTATCAAGTAGCCAAGACCTTGAAATCATTAATACTTTGTAAAAGGCGGTTTTTGCAAATGGTCAAGCTAGAAGTGGATAATTTGATACTATTATTTGAACGGGAGGAAAGTACAGCCGCCGAGATGCAGCCGGTGATTAGTAATTGCCGAATGATCAGTGGTCAGCTTTATAACAAAATACACGAGTTAGAAATGAAATTTGATGAAACCGACACTCTGAGTTCCGTCATTCATCAGGTACATTCCATTGACTTGAACAAGTTAAGAGAGATGGAGGACTGGGATGAAACTTACGACCTGGTGTACTTGGAGTCGTGTttaaatcaaatatcaGAATTACAAAGAAACGAAATCTTGGTTAATTCCTCCATaatgacagaaaaattaatgTCAGATCCGGGTTTGAACTCCCGATTTAAATTTCTATCAAAGTGGCTGATGAATAGGACACCTAACATTGAATCCATAATTCAAGACCTGGTTCATATCGACGAGGAGTTTGAATCTTTTGCCAGAACTTTTATCGCCAATCCCGATAGCAATTTTACAAACacaaatataaatataataaacaCGACGGCAGCTGACTTGGCTGTTCCCGCTGAGACCCTACAACGGCAAAATTTttcccaaaaaaaagtaaagtGGACGAGTCCCGACCTTAGTCCCAGCCCTATGATTGAACCACAACCGGAGCTAGAACCAGAACTACACCAAGATCAAGACGCCATTGCAAGTGAAGTGGACGTAAGTATGCAAGATACCACATTCAATGAGCAGGGGCCCTCGACCCCCTCCGCTCCGACTACAGCGGTTCCAAGAAGGAAGATGCGCTCCTCCCTTCTTACTCATCAAAGTCTACTGGCCACTGCCAGGAAATAACATACATATCCTACGTAAACTATCGAATATAACTTCTTTCCGCCAGCATTAAACGCATTTATGTTGATTAATTCCGGGTTACgggaaaaatttttctttaatttcttttttttgaatttatttgGCACGAGAAAAGGTTCAAAGTGAATAATTGCTTTTAGTCATTAGACACATTACCTACTTTCTAAGAGATTCTAAAAGAAACTAAGCACCACAAATCATTGATCTTTTAAGAAAAACGCACAAGGATCATATACTAGATTCTCGTTCtcgttttttcttccttttttttttctctaaagCCTTTTACTGGGTTAATTTCCTTTATTGACccaaattaaaagaaaacgttTCTCAGGAGACTCTTTTAAGCAAAATTTAGCAAATTTGTGTTTGCTGTTGTTTTTACAGAGACTGCATTACTTGAAGGTTTGCCTTTAAGTCTTCGAgtcgtttttttttattaactTTAATCCTTTTTCTGTGTGTTTGTGTATATTCAGTGGGGTTATTTTACAGTATTCGAAGAGACTTCGTTTCACACATTTAAACCAGCTTTATTAGCGTTTAGCTTATACACTacaaggaattttttttttctttaacatTATTAAGACAGTTATTGAGTTAATTCGTCTTCAGCCCCCCTCCCCCCAACAAACCCCCCTTCATATAGAAATGGCTAATACTTTCAAGTATTATCCTGAAACGATGGGTAATTCTAGTGGTTATCCAATTAGTTTGCCTTTTCCGAAAGGTTCGGCTACTTCTGCTGTTAATGTTGCTAGGCAACTGCCTAAATATTTAGGTCATGTTCCCTCGCAATCAGTTCATACTCAGTTGCCATCCATGGCTTCTTTAGGTTACTTCAATCAGCCAAGTTCTACTTACTATGCTCCTCCTGCACCACTTCAACAGCACCAGCAACCACCTATCCTTCCCCCTCCGGGCCTAATGTACACTAGTAACAATAACAGCAACGTTATTCCTCCTCCTGTTCAAATGATTCGGGATGgacaacaacaaccacAACAATCTAACCAAGTAAATGGGGGCGTCAGTGAGAACTTGGACTACGATATTTCTATAATGTCAAAATTTATCATGGAAAATGCCTTTGTTGCCTTCAACGCGAACTATAGTACTGATGACCAGACCActgatctttttttcaagggcATATCTTCTGTGTTGAATGCCACGAGATTGCCTTCAGctactatttttttggctATAGATTATCTTTTCAAGTATATCAATAAATTATCTAATGGGATACATTCAATTGGTGGCAATTCGATCAATAtcatttatcaaaataCTATGATTGCGTTCATATTAGCAAACAAGTTCAACGATGACAAAACTTTCACCAATAACTCATGGTCACAGGCAACAGGAATACTGATAAATGTTATCAATGATTTCGAGAGACAATGGTTGAGAATATTTAACTGGGAATTGTATGATAGtgcttttctttattttgaGTTCGTCaagaattttgagattttcAAGCAAAATCAACTCAAACCTGCTGTAGCGGTTCCTACGTTATTATCTCCAATTGTCAACGTTGGTGATACGAGAAACGTAAATTTCAACTTGAAGCCTACTTCCACAAACAACCTATTATCTCCAGTTTCCAATTATGAAACCCCCATGCTGATGCCGCATAACATGTTTTCATCACCATCTTATCAGAGTAACTCAAGGTCTGAATTTTCTAGTATGAATGGTTATTATAACTATTACAACTATAATCAGCCAAGATTGAATTACTATCAACAATTCCCCaatatatattcttcaCCAATTTCGGAAACTCAGTTTGATTACGACTTCTACAATTTCAGTAgtcaacaacaacagcaacaacaaaaacaacacTCACTTTTACCTGCCGCTCCACAATTACCTCCCCCTCACGTCCATAATCAGTCTTACGGTCATCATCTTGGCTGGAAGTCAATGGATGACACAATAAATCATTCAAGATTTGAGCGAAACTACTTTCCGTATTCGGCAGTGTATTAgtgaaaacttttttttccttattttttctttgatccCATCGAATtactttctcttttgcCCAGGATCATCTTTCTAATCTatcattttattattttctctcATGAGAAAACAGAATTTCGAAACagatataataaaaaaattgaaaaatttgaaaaaaaaaaatctagaAACATATTTTCCTAAAATGAAAATCGGAAGctaacaaaatttttgaaaaacgaaataaagaagaaagattattattattactttttttattagtaCTCCATATGGACCTCTTAGGTGAGTGAtcttattaaaaaaaataaaaaaaataaaaaaatatgaaaaaaaaagaaaattaaaaactaaacaaattttatgaCAGGAATAAAaactataaaaaatgaaaaccaaaaaaaaaaagcactGGATTTTTAACATCTTGtccttttctttccctttatcattttttctcatttactttgttattaattttttttttcaagttctccacatatacatatgtaAGAATTGAGTCTATCTCTTTCTAATATTTAAGaaatacataaaaaaaccaattttttttttttattactagcaaatttatttttgtgAAGTGAAATTCATACATTGGCTTATTAAAGGTATTAAATATTActgaaattttatgaaccaaaaagaataatggATGATTGTAAGGTTACATGCAATATATCAAGATATTACTAGAGATTATTTACCGCCAGCTTCTCTAAACCACCTGATGCTTCTATCTAAACAAACACAGCATAAACTTTCATTTAAATCAGCTCCCATACCAGATCTCCAaccttttttcaaaaacttcacGTCAAAGACACCAGGTTCAGCTAAAGAATCTCCATGTTCATCAACAGCTAAGATAtcctcttcaatttcaatatcatcaCAATGCATATTCAATGTAGTGATTCTTTCCTTTGTTTTTACATCCCAAAATCTCAATTTACCATCCCATCCGGCACTGCATAATGTTTCACCAGAATCATTAAACGATAGACTCATGACCCAGCTAGAATGTGCAAATTCACCCAGACTTGCCTGCGAGCTATGGGTTGGTACGGATAAGGAGCCTATTCTTTCACCAAATTCAGTTTCATATAGAGTGATGCAACCAAATGAATTTGAATCGTGAGCAATGGCTAATAAGGATCCTTGAGGAGAAAATTTCACCGATCTGATGGAATTCGAATTATTAATCATAGAATGCTGAGATTCAAAATTGTACAACGGGCGTAATGTAGATAGTTCTGAAATTTGTACTGTTCCATTATTAAAACCTGTGGCAATTAGTCCTCGTTCAGAGATATCCACAGAAGTGGCAAATTGACTTGGAGTCATAGGCGATTCGACAGTGCCTTGTAATTCTAACGTGGGGCTCCAATTTAGTGTTAAAGAATTTGACTCATCTGCAAACGGGTGAAACTTCCAAATGTAAGTGGTCCCTTTGACGTCTGTAGCAACCAGCCTATGGGAAAGTAGTCTGTCATTTGAGGCACCCCATTTTAATGCCCAAAAGGAATGCTTTTTCATGTCTGAGTCTAGAAGATCCAATTTCTCGAATATAACTTTTTTAGTCTCATCTTCTCTAGTGATACGATAGAAGAGTAAATCGCCAGAAAATGAAGTGGTAGCAACAAGGCATAATTCAAATGCATCTCTCTCAATAGCTTGCAAGACATCGACATGGTGCAATCCGGACTTATGGACAAAGTGAGAATATGACTTATCTTTTggattttcattatctaACAGCTTATTATCCCACACCTTTAAGTAACCGTCACCTGAACAACTTACCGTAAATGAATTGCAAGCAGAAACCGAGAAAATATCAGCGTCATGAGCTTTACCTGCATTTGCTGTGGCAATAAACACTTTGGACATTTTTCCAATACTTGATTAACCtctttttcgtttcttGTCTTTATTTTAGATTTGTTTTAATATCGCCtaatttttccttctttactttatattttttttatttttcgcCTAAAGATTTGTATCAATTAATTAGccaacaaaaacaaaaacaataaagtCATATAAGGGTTGATAATTGATATTGATGGCAGCTAATTCTGTAGGGAAAATGAGTGAAAAGTTAAGAATCAAGGTGGACGATGTTAAAATCAACCCCAAGTATGTTTTATACGGTGTTAGTACACCAAACAAGCGCCTTTACAAAAGGTATTCCGAGTTTTGGAAACTGAAGACACGATTGGAGAGAGATGTAGGAAGCACCATCCCATATGACTTCCCTGAAAAGCCCGGTGTATTGGACAGGAGGTGGCAAAGAAGATATGATGATCCGGAAATGATCGATGAAAGACGGATCGGACTAGAGAGGTTCCTCAATGAATTGTATAACGATCGTTTTGATTCTCGATGGAGAGACACAAAAATAGCGCAAGACTTCCTGCAGTTGTCAAAGCCAAATGTTTCTCAAGAAAAGTCACAGCAGCATCTAGAAACTGCTGACGAAGTGGGATGGGATGAGATGATAAGAGATATTAAATTGGATTTAGATAAGGAGAGTGATGGCACACCCAGCGTGCGTGGAGCACTAAGGGCACGTACGAAGCTCCACAAGTTACGAGAGCGACTAGAACAGGATGTGCAAAAGAAGTCTCTTCCAAGCACGGAAGTGACTCGTCGCGCCGCTCTATTGAGGTCCTTGCTCAAGGAATGCGATGACATTGGTACAGCAAACATAGCTCAGGACCGTGGACGACTTCTGGGGGTTGCCACCAGTGACAACTCTTCAACCACGGAAGTTCAAGGAAGAACGAATAACGATTTGCAACAGGGGCAGATGCAAATGGTGCGCGATCAAGAACAAGAGTTGGTTGCACTGCACCGAATTATCCAGGCACAACGTGGATTGGCCTTAGAGATGAACGAGGAGCTGCAAACACAGAATGAGCTACTTACAGCACTTGAAGATGACGTCGATAACACTGGTAGGAGGTTACAGATAGCCAACAAGAAGGCTAGACATTTTAACAACAGTGCTTGAATTAATGAGTTACTATCCGGGTTACAAATCCTGAGAGTATATTTgtactaaaaaa
This sequence is a window from Saccharomyces cerevisiae S288C chromosome VII, complete sequence. Protein-coding genes within it:
- the SKI8 gene encoding SKI complex subunit WD repeat protein SKI8 (Ski complex component and WD-repeat protein; mediates 3'-5' RNA degradation by the cytoplasmic exosome; also required for meiotic double-strand break recombination; null mutants have superkiller phenotype), whose amino-acid sequence is MSKVFIATANAGKAHDADIFSVSACNSFTVSCSGDGYLKVWDNKLLDNENPKDKSYSHFVHKSGLHHVDVLQAIERDAFELCLVATTSFSGDLLFYRITREDETKKVIFEKLDLLDSDMKKHSFWALKWGASNDRLLSHRLVATDVKGTTYIWKFHPFADESNSLTLNWSPTLELQGTVESPMTPSQFATSVDISERGLIATGFNNGTVQISELSTLRPLYNFESQHSMINNSNSIRSVKFSPQGSLLAIAHDSNSFGCITLYETEFGERIGSLSVPTHSSQASLGEFAHSSWVMSLSFNDSGETLCSAGWDGKLRFWDVKTKERITTLNMHCDDIEIEEDILAVDEHGDSLAEPGVFDVKFLKKGWRSGMGADLNESLCCVCLDRSIRWFREAGGK
- the CLG1 gene encoding Clg1p (Cyclin-like protein that interacts with Pho85p; has sequence similarity to G1 cyclins PCL1 and PCL2), whose protein sequence is MANTFKYYPETMGNSSGYPISLPFPKGSATSAVNVARQLPKYLGHVPSQSVHTQLPSMASLGYFNQPSSTYYAPPAPLQQHQQPPILPPPGLMYTSNNNSNVIPPPVQMIRDGQQQPQQSNQVNGGVSENLDYDISIMSKFIMENAFVAFNANYSTDDQTTDLFFKGISSVLNATRLPSATIFLAIDYLFKYINKLSNGIHSIGGNSINIIYQNTMIAFILANKFNDDKTFTNNSWSQATGILINVINDFERQWLRIFNWELYDSAFLYFEFVKNFEIFKQNQLKPAVAVPTLLSPIVNVGDTRNVNFNLKPTSTNNLLSPVSNYETPMLMPHNMFSSPSYQSNSRSEFSSMNGYYNYYNYNQPRLNYYQQFPNIYSSPISETQFDYDFYNFSSQQQQQQQKQHSLLPAAPQLPPPHVHNQSYGHHLGWKSMDDTINHSRFERNYFPYSAVY
- the VAM7 gene encoding Vam7p (Vacuolar membrane protein and Qc class t-SNARE; functions as a SNAP receptor; involved with Vam3p in vacuolar protein trafficking; has an N-terminal PX domain (phosphoinositide-binding module) that binds both PtdIns-3-P and phosphatidic acid, and mediates membrane binding; localizes to both the vacuolar membrane and the phagophore assembly site; SNAP-25 homolog; protein abundance increases in response to DNA replication stress), yielding MAANSVGKMSEKLRIKVDDVKINPKYVLYGVSTPNKRLYKRYSEFWKLKTRLERDVGSTIPYDFPEKPGVLDRRWQRRYDDPEMIDERRIGLERFLNELYNDRFDSRWRDTKIAQDFLQLSKPNVSQEKSQQHLETADEVGWDEMIRDIKLDLDKESDGTPSVRGALRARTKLHKLRERLEQDVQKKSLPSTEVTRRAALLRSLLKECDDIGTANIAQDRGRLLGVATSDNSSTTEVQGRTNNDLQQGQMQMVRDQEQELVALHRIIQAQRGLALEMNEELQTQNELLTALEDDVDNTGRRLQIANKKARHFNNSA